The following are encoded in a window of Sphaerisporangium siamense genomic DNA:
- a CDS encoding class I SAM-dependent methyltransferase — protein MSANRVYHGTGPGAITPDGCAVDFYATLKPRGEPELIHAAIPEGASILELGAGVGRITHSLVALGHEAVAVDESAEMLAHIKGAETVRSPIQSLSLGRTFDVVLLMSFVVETADDDLRRDFLRACARHVAAGGCVILQRQPPEWYDTIEPFERVASEGHRVRVAGLERPGPGLLLLTLEYTLGDRQWTHTYLSKRLDDDYLEAQLNEAGLTISGFLADDRGWVRAVPR, from the coding sequence ATGAGTGCGAACAGGGTGTATCACGGCACCGGTCCCGGAGCGATCACACCGGACGGGTGCGCGGTCGACTTCTACGCGACGCTCAAGCCCCGGGGCGAACCGGAGTTGATCCACGCGGCCATCCCCGAGGGGGCGTCCATTCTGGAGCTCGGCGCGGGTGTCGGACGGATCACGCACAGCCTTGTGGCCCTCGGGCACGAGGCGGTGGCCGTGGACGAGTCCGCCGAGATGCTCGCGCACATCAAGGGCGCCGAGACCGTCCGCTCGCCGATCCAGTCTCTGTCCCTCGGCAGGACGTTCGACGTCGTCCTTCTCATGTCGTTCGTCGTCGAGACGGCGGACGACGACCTGCGCCGCGACTTCCTGCGCGCCTGCGCGCGGCACGTCGCCGCCGGCGGGTGCGTGATCCTGCAACGCCAGCCGCCCGAGTGGTACGACACGATCGAGCCCTTCGAGCGCGTCGCGAGTGAGGGCCACAGGGTGCGCGTGGCCGGGCTGGAGCGGCCTGGCCCGGGGCTCCTTCTTCTGACGCTGGAGTACACCCTCGGCGACCGGCAGTGGACGCACACCTACCTCAGCAAGCGCCTCGACGATGACTACCTGGAGGCCCAGCTCAACGAAGCGGGCCTGACCATATCCGGCTTCCTCGCCGACGACCGCGGTTGGGTGCGCGCGGTCCCCCGATGA